A single genomic interval of Lynx canadensis isolate LIC74 chromosome A2, mLynCan4.pri.v2, whole genome shotgun sequence harbors:
- the DCAF15 gene encoding DDB1- and CUL4-associated factor 15 — MAPSSKSERNSGAGSGGGGPGGAGGKRAAGRRREHVLKQLERVKISGQLSPRLFRKLPPRVCVSLKNIVDEDFLYAGHIFLGFSKCGRYVLSYTSSSGDDDFSFYIYHLYWWEFNVHSKLKLVRQVRLFQDEEIYSDLYLTVCEWPSDASKVIVFGFNTRSANGMLMNMMMMSDENHRDIYISTVAVPSPGRCAACREASRAHPGDPSAQCLRHGFMLHTKYQVVYPFPTFQPAFQLKKDQVVLLNTSYSLVACAVSVHSAGENNFCQILYDHTTSPPAPPSPPGPQSPEVPPTLPSPCPETAPARVPGAPEPSPAIAKAKEFVADIFRRAREAKGGTSEEARLPPCPGPSGSRCRPPSEPLAPCGEVVPRDSPPAAEAPAPEPGYVNYTKLYYVLGSSEGTEAEDEFEDDKISLPFVVTDLRGRNLRPMRERAAVQGQYLTVEQLTLDFEYVINEVIRHDATWAHQFCSFSDYDIVILEVCPETNQVLINIGLLLLAFPSPTEEGQLRPKTYHTSLKVAWDLNTGIFVTVSVGDLTEVKGQTSGSVWSSYRKSCVDMVMKWLVPESSGRYVNRMTNEALHKGCSLKVLADSERYTWIVL, encoded by the exons ATGGCGCCCAGCTCGAAATCGGAGCGGAACAGCGGGGccgggagcggcggcggcggccccggggGCGCCGGGGGGAAGCGGGCAgcggggcggcggcgggagcACGTCCTCAAGCAGCTGGAGCGGGTCAAG ATCAGTGGGCAGCTCTCCCCTCGCCTCTTCCGGAAGCTGCCGCCCAGGGTCTGCGTCTCCCTCAAGAACATTGTGGACGAGGACTTTCTCTACGCAGG acaCATCTTCCTGGGCTTTTCCAAGTGCGGCCGTTACGTTCTTTCCTACACCAGCAGCAGCGGGGATGACGACTTCTCCTTCTACATCTACCATCTGTACTGGTGGGAGTTCAACGTCCACAGCAAGCTCAAGCTG GTCCGGCAGGTGCGGCTCTTCCAGGATGAGGAGATCTACAGCGACCTGTACCTGACCGTGTGCGAGTGGCCCAGCGATGCCTCTAAGGTCATCGTCTTCGGCTTCAA CACCCGCTCGGCCAATGGGATGCTCATGAACATGATGATGATGAGTGACGAGAACCACCGAGACATCTACATCAGCACCGTGGCGGTGCCGTCGCCGGGCCGCTGCGCCGCCTGCCGGGAAGCCAGCCGGGCCCACCCGG GCGACCCCAGCGCGCAGTGCCTGCGGCACGGCTTCATGCTGCACACCAAGTACCAGGTGgtctaccccttccccaccttccaGCCCGCCTTCCAGCTCAAGAAGGACCAGGTGGTGCTGCTCAACACCAGCTACTCTCTGGTGGCCTGTGCGGTCTCGGTCCACTCGGCAG GCGAGAACAACTTCTGCCAAATCCTGTATGACCACACCACCTCCCCTccggcccctcccagcccccctggGCCTCAGAGCCCTgaggtgccccccaccctccccagtccCTGTCCCGAAACAGCCCCCGCCCGGGTCCCTGGGGCCCCTGAGCCCTCGCCCGCCATCGCCAAAGCCAAGGAGTTTGTGGCCGACATCTTCCGCAGGGCCAGAGAGGCCAAGGGCGGGACCTCGGAGGAAGCCCGGCTGCCCCCCTGCCCGGGGCCCTCGGGCAGTCGCTGCCGCCCGCCCTCAGAGCCCCTGGCCCCATGTGGGGAGGTGGTACCCCGAGACAGCCCCCCTGCGGCGGAGGCACCAGCCCCTGAGCCCGGCTACGTCAACTACACCAAGCTGTATTACGTGCTGGGGTCCAGCGAAGGGACCGAAGCGGAGGATG AGTTCGAGGATGACAAGATCTCCTTGCCCTTTGTGGTGACTGATCTCCGTGGCCGCAATCTGCGGCCCATGAGGGAGCGGGCTGCCGTCCAG GGTCAGTACCTGACGGTGGAGCAGCTCACGCTGGACTTCGAATATGTCATCAATGAGGTCATCCGCCATGATGCCACCTGGGCCCACCAGTTTTGTTCCTTCAGTGACTATGACATTGTCATCCTCGAG gtcTGCCCGGAAACCAATCAAGTCCTCATCAACATCGGCCTGCTGCTCCTGGCGTTCCCGTCCCCCACTGAGGAGGGCCAGCTCCG ACCAAAGACCTATCACACCAGCCTCAAAGTGGCATGGGACCTCAACACAGGCATCTTCGTGACAGTCAGTGTAGGCGACCTGACCGAGGTCAAGGGGCAGACCAG CGGCAGTGTCTGGAGCTCATACCGCAAGAGCTGCGTGGACATGGTCATGAAGTGGCTGGTGCCTGAGAGCAGCGGCCGCTACGTCAATAGGATGACCAACGAGGCGCTGCACAAAG ggTGCTCGCTGAAGGTTCTGGCAGACAGTGAGAGGTACACGTGGATTGTGCTGTGA
- the PODNL1 gene encoding podocan-like protein 1 has translation MVTCGPPPAPGMEDAAFPHLGESSQPPPRACPQRCSCPRADTVDCNGLDLQVFPDNITRAAQRLSLQNNQLQELPYNELSRLSSLRTLNLHNNLISSEGLPDEAFESLTQLQHIYVAHNKLSVAPQFLPRSLRVADLAANQVTEIFPLTFGEKPALRSVYLHNNQLSNAGLPPDAFHGSEAVVILSLSSNRLSYLPPSLPPSLERLHLQNNLISKVPRGALSRQTHLRELYLQHNQLTDSGLDATTFSKLRHLEYLDLSHNRLASVPAGLPRTLAVLHLGRNRIRGVEAARLRGARGLRYLLLQHNQLGATGLPAGALRPLRGLHTLHLYGNGLDRVPLALPRRLRALVLPHNHVTTLGARDLAGTPGLAELNLAYNRLVSARVHRRAFRPLRALRSLDLAGNLLTRLPGGLPGGLHTLRLQRNQLRALEPEPLAGLDQLRELSLAHNRLRVGDIGPGTWHELQALQVLDLSHNELSFVPPDLPEALEELHLQGNRISHVGPEAFLSTPRLRALFLRANRLHMTSIAPDTFLGLLHLSVVDTAGNPEQVLVRLPPTTPRQPRAGSPRARRGPAV, from the exons ATGGTGACCTG cggccccccacccgccccaggcATGGAGGACGCCGCCTTCCCCCACCTGGGGGAGAGCTCGCAGCCCCCGCCCCGGGCCTGCCCCCAGCGCTGCTCCTGCCCCCGGGCAGACACAGTGGACTGCAATGGCCTGGACCTTCAGGTGTTCCCGGACAACATCACCCGGGCAGCTCAGCGCCTCTCCCTGCAG AACAACCAGCTCCAGGAGCTCCCCTACAATGAGCTGTCACGCCTCAGCAGCCTCCGGACCCTCAACCTCCACAACAATCTCATCTCTTCtgagg GCCTGCCCGATGAGGCCTTTGAGTCCCTCACGCAGCTGCAGCACATTTACGTGGCCCACAACAAG CTCTCGGTGGCCCCCCAGTTTCTGCCCCGCTCCCTCCGAGTTGCGGATCTGGCTGCCAACCAAGTGACGGAGATCTTCCCGCTTACCTTTGGGGAGAAGCCCGCGCTCAG GTCCGTGTACCTCCACAACAACCAGCTGAGCAACGCCGGCCTGCCCCCTGACGCCTTCCACGGCTCTGAAGCCGTGGTCATCCTCAGCCTCTCCAGCAACCGGCTCAGCTACTTGCCGCCCAGTCTGCCACCCTCGCTGGAGCGGCTCCACCTgcag AACAACCTCATCTCCAAGGTGCCCCGAGGGGCACTGAGCCGCCAGACACACCTGCGGGAGCTCTACCTCCAGCACAACCAGCTGACGGACAGCGGCCTGGATGCCACCACCTTCAG CAAGCTGCGCCACCTCGAGTACCTGGACCTGTCCCACAACCGGCTAGCCTCGGTGCCCGCGGGCCTGCCCCGCACCCTGGCCGTGCTGCACCTGGGCCGCAACCGCATCCGCGGGGTGGAGGCGGCCCGGCTgcgcggggcgcggggcctgCGCTACCTCCTGCTGCAGCACAACCAGCTGGGGGCGACGGGGCTGCCCGCAGGGGCGCTGCGGCCGCTGCGGGGCCTGCACACGCTGCATCTCTATGGCAACGGGCTGGACCGCGTGCCCCTGGCGCTGCCGCGCCGCCTGCGGGCCCTGGTGCTGCCCCACAACCACGTGACCACGCTGGGCGCCCGGGACCTGGCTGGCACACCGGGCCTGGCCGAACTCAACCTGGCCTACAACCGCCTGGTCAGCGCCCGCGTGCACCGCCGGGCCTTCCGCCCGCTGCGTGCCCTGCGCAGCCTTGACCTGGCCGGCAACCTGCTGACCCGGCTGCCCGGCGGCCTGCCCGGCGGCCTGCACACCCTGCGGCTGCAGCGCAACCAGCTGCGGGCCCTCGAGCCGGAGCCGCTGGCCGGCCTGGACCAACTGCGGGAGCTCAGCCTGGCGCACAACCGGCTCCGGGTCGGAGACATCGGGCCCGGCACCTGGCACGAACTCCAGGCCCTCCAG GTGCTGGACCTCAGCCACAACGAGCTGTCCTTTGTGCCCCCTGACCTGCCCGAGGCCCTGGAGGAGCTGCACCTGCAGGGCAACCGCATCAGCCACGTGGGTCCTGAAGCCTTCCTCAGCACTCCCCGCCTGCGCGCCCTCTTTCTCAG GGCCAACAGGCTTCACATGACCAGCATCGCACCGGACACCTTCCTGGGCCTCCTGCACCTGAGTGTGGTGGATACGGCGGGCAACCCCGAGCAGGTCCTGGTCCGGCTGCCACCCACAACTCCACGTCAGCCACGGGCAGGGAGCCCCCGAGCCCGGAGGGGTCCAGCAGTGTAG